Within Vicia villosa cultivar HV-30 ecotype Madison, WI linkage group LG1, Vvil1.0, whole genome shotgun sequence, the genomic segment ATCATTCTCCTCGATCGATTCGGAAATCACTGCATCCTTCCAAATTCCAACTGGTTTCTTCATTTCTAATCCGGACTCTCTCGATCTCGATTTATTCGATCGCATTCTTCTTCATTCTCATTTGTGTTTAACTTCTCTGTTCTTCAATGCAGTTTCTGTAGTTCCAATTTGCCGTGTGGCAAGGAAGTTCTCACACTTTGCAAGGAAACGCACGTTCACAGACTAGGTTTTGAGTTTGTAAACTGAATTTGCTCATTGTTCTCTTCTGTGTTACTGTTCTCTAGGTTTTGAGTTTTTGTTTTGTTGCTTTTAGATTTCATGTTGAGAGTTCTGCTCATTGTTCAGAAGCTTTTGCAAGAGAACATACATTGTTCCAAGAGAGATATTTATTACATGCATCCTTCTGTGTTTTTGGGTGAGTCTTCACAATTTTGCAACATGGATCATATATTTGATACTTGTATTCATTTCCAATAGATAACTACCGTTGTAGCactgacacctctgaaaaaatgtGTGTCAGTGTCCACACTTGTGTTTCCACACTTGTGTTGTGATTACGTTCAATTtatctatttttcaaataattaCCAGTGTGGATGTGTCATTATCGGTGTCGTGTCCGGTGTCCGTGTTTGTATCAGTGTTTCATAGGTAATAATTGTTATGAATTATTCAGATGTCTTCTTATTATGACAAAATTTTGTAGAAATATATTTAGATTCTTCATTGTATTCAGGCTTAAGTTATCATTATCTTATTTATGAGATTGTTTAAAAGTTGGTGCCGTGATTTATTTATTGTTGGTTCTTGAAAGATTTATTTGTAGGGTAAaggtttatttcttttttggcaGATATTGACTTCCTTTTCATGTACTCttctatttattttcatattGCAGGCCAATCAGTTGTGGACCGTgctattaatgatatatgtatctTTATGCAGTGCAGTCGCCATAACCTCAATGTGGTAGTTTTTTTCTCCTTCACTTTATCAATTTAtttctgtttttcttttcttttgcttccGTTAATTTGGTGATTAAAACTTGAAATGATTTTTATGTTATGCCTTGCTGCAAATTCATTTCAAATAGCAAGCTAACcacatattttcattttattttttgtagGTTTCTGCCGGAAATGGGTACTTAATGAGATCACGCTCTTTCATGAAAATGCACTTTTCTGTCAGAGTTCATTTTATATGAACAACCGTGATAGTTTTATTTTCCCCTGTGAAACTATTTTGTGCTGTGTGCAAATTTTGTATTAAACAAATTATTGCCACTGATGTTTTGAATCCCTTCCCTGATGCATCTAAAAGTTATGAACTTCAAACAatagttttattctatttttttttggaaCTCTGTATCTTCTGTTGGCTTCATAAATTTCATTGATATCATAATGATGCCAGTGATAAAATACAATTTCATTATGATTCTTCTTACTCTGTGTTTGAAATTGTAACATTAATGGGGATGCCATATGTGGGATTCAGTCATCTAAATTTGTATCTCTGCTGCATTAACAGTTATTAATCACTTTTTTCAAGGCTGATGATGTTGTTTGACTCCTATTCAAATAAGACTAATAAGACTTATGGACCAAACTTGTTTCTGCTACAGGTTAGTTATGGGCTGGATAAGATTTGTCGaaggaaaaaaaatatttgactgcATAAGTTCTCCCAACACAGTAAGAACTAAGAACTAACCTTAATGTAGTAATTTATTTTTACCTTTTAAATTACATGCAAATATTTAGCTTTTCTGCAGGCTCACCCTATTCCTGTTTATGTCGAAGAAATTAAAGGTATCATATTTTCTGGGTGAATGAATATCCTGCATCTGTTTAGTTTCCTTATGATTATATTTTGTAGATATCAACTTAAAAAAAAAGTGGCAACAGCAGAGGATAAACGACTAAACGCTTAACTCCTGTCTGTAGATATTGTAAGTGTTGCTGACTACATATTAGTTGTTGAGAAAGAATCAGGTAAcgaagttctttttttttttttagtgaaaaaATGAGAAATGTTAAGGTACTTTCCTATAACTTTCTATTGAAAAGATAGTTGATGTTGAACTTGCAGTTTTCCAGAGATTAGCAAATGACCAGTTCTGCAACGCAAACCATTGCATTGTCATTTCTGTAAGCAATTTTCCGAAAACCTTATTTAGTTTTGCTTCAGTACTTCGCTTGTGTGAATTCTATCTTTGTACAGGGAAGAGGCTACCCAGATATTCCTACAAGAAGGTGTGAAAATGCTCTTGCACTTTCCTAAGATATCATGCTGTCAAGCCATATGCCTGCTTTCCTTTTTGTAGTGTACAATATGAATGTGTCTAGTTATTTGTATGCACGGTTGCAAATGTACATAGttggtattttttaattttatgcaTTTTGTATCCTAACAGGTTTTTGCGGCTTCTGGTTGAGAATTTGCACATACCTGCTTATTGCTTGGTGGATTGTGATCCTTATGGCTTTGATATCTTAACCACTTATAAATTTGGCTCAATGGTTAGTATTTGCAAGTTTATTTGATCAGATGTACTTCAACATGCATATCATTAACTACAGGACTCTCAACCTGAAATATATTGGATTGTTGAGTGGGTTGAATTT encodes:
- the LOC131619882 gene encoding meiotic recombination protein SPO11-1-like, whose product is MEGKSMKSESQPVTAILLTKIKEFTRGLLVNLTNGQSPIILLDRFGNHCILPNSNCFCSSNLPCGKEVLTLCKETHVHRLDFMLRVLLIVQKLLQENIHCSKRDIYYMHPSVFLGQSVVDRAINDICIFMQCSRHNLNVVSAGNGLVMGWIRFVEGKKIFDCISSPNTAHPIPVYVEEIKDIVSVADYILVVEKESVFQRLANDQFCNANHCIVISGRGYPDIPTRRFLRLLVENLHIPAYCLVDCDPYGFDILTTYKFGSMQMAYDTKHLRVPEIYWVGAFPSDSEKYFVPKQCLLPLTVEDKRKIEAMLLRCYLQREVPQWRLELKMMLEKGVKFEIEALSVHAVSFLTESYIPSKIHGQVNI